From the genome of Pseudomonas sp. FP453:
CAGCTACCCGAACTTCATGTTCAACATCCCGGCGCAGGATGTGCCCGAGTTTGTCGCTGAAATGGAACGGGCCAAGGATGCCAAGCGCTTTGAGAAAATTGTCGATCGCTGGGGCGTACGCCGCAGTCATCCGTTGTTCTGGCAGTACTTCCACGATTTATCGCAGTACATTCGCGAAACCACGCCGGTGGAAGAGGGTGTGTTGGACATGAACCGCTACGAGAACCTATAACGGTGCACGTGATCCGGTCATCTCTCGAAGCGGGCGCTGAAGCAGTCGGATATCTACCTCGCGGGACTTGGAAAAGGTAAGCCGATGATGTTGATTTCAGTGCAGGCGCTTCGGGCCTTGGCGGCGTGGGTGGTGGTGGGGCATCACTTTACCCAGGTGTTCTTCAATTTTGAGGTCGATAACCCGCTGGCCTACCTGTTCGCCGACAAAGGCGGCATCGGGGTGGATGTATTCTTTGTCATCAGCGGCCTGGTGATTTTTCTCGCCACCGCCGACAAGGCGCTGACACCTTGGCGTTTCATGCTCATGCGCGTGGCACGGATCGCCCCGGCGTATTGGTTCTATACCCTGCTCATGGCCTTTCTGGCGGTGGCGGTGCCTTCGCTGATTCCAGAGGTTCGATTCGAACCGGGTCACATGCTCTTGTCGATGCTGTTTATCCCGGCCGAAAATCCCGCGGGTTTTGGCGTCTATCCGCTGCTGGATGTGGGCTGGACCCTGAACTTCGAGATGTTGTTCTATCTGCTGTTCGCCTGTGCCTTGCTGGTGCGTGGGGCCTATCGATTGGGGGTGGTGGCAGCGCTGCTGTATCTCGTGTGTTACATCGTTGCCCCCGCCCTGGACTTTGCTGACGGGTTCTACAGCAATGACATGGTCTTTGAGTTTCTGATGGGCATTGGGATTGGCATGCTGTATCGGCGCGGCCTGTGTCGGGCCAAGGCATGGTTGCCTTTGTTGGGCATCGTCGTTGCACTGGTGGCGATTTGGCATGGAGCGAATGTGCCGCGTGCGTTGGAGTGGGGAGTGCCAAGCGCGTTATTGGTCATCAGTTGCGTGACGCTGGAGCCTTACTTCAAGGATTTGCGCTTTTTGAAGCGGCTCGGGGACTGCTCCTATTCAGTGTATTTGATCCACGTGCTGGTGTTGTGCGCTGGTCGGTGGGTCGTTGAGCGCACGGGCATAGATCCCTATGCGGTCCTGCCGTTTTGCCTCCTGGTGACGGCGTTTGGCGCATTTTTGAGCTACGAGTGGTTGGAGAAACGCACGTATCGCGGGTTCCAACGCTGGCTGGGTGTCGATGAGTCGACTGCCCTTTCCCGACAAAAATACTAGGACTTTGTACCTGCGTAATATTTTGGCGTAAACTGCCGGCAAGCCTGTGAGGAGTTTCCATGACTGCCATAACCATTACCGACGCCGCCCACGATTACCTGGCTGACCTGCTGTCCAAGCAGAACACCCCGGGTATCGGCATCCGCGTCTTTATCACCCAGCCTGGCACCCAGTACGCCGAGACGTGCATTGCCTACTGCAAGCCGGGGGAAGAGAAACCTGAAGACACCGCGCTGGGGCTGAAAAGCTTCACCGCCTACATCGACGCCTTCAGCGAAGCCTTCCTGGATGACGCTGTGGTTGACTACGCCACCGATCGCATGGGCGGCCAGTTGACCATCAAGGCGCCCAACGCCAAGGTGCCAAACGTCAACGCCGACAGCCCGGTGAACGAGCGCATCAACTACTACCTGCAAACCGAGATCAACCCAGGTTTGGCCAGCCACGGCGGCCAGGTCAGCCTGATCGACGTCGTGGACGACGGCATTGCCGTGCTCAAGTTCGGCGGCGGCTGCCAGGGCTGCGGCCAGGCGGACGTGACCCTGCGCGAAGGCATCGAGCGCACCCTGCTGGAGCGTATTCCGGAGCTCAAGGGTGTGCGTGACGTGACCGACCACACGCAGAAAGAAAACGCCTACTACTGAGTAAGGCGTTCACTGCGAAGAAAAAACGGCGCCCCGTGAGCGCCGTTTTTTTATGTTTATTTTTCAATGTCTTGCGCTATCTACCTAACGAAGAAGATCAACTGTGGGAGCTGGCTTGCCTGCGATAGCGGTGCATCAGCAGACACATGTACTGCCTGGCACACCGCCATCGCGGGCAAGCCCGGCTCCCACAGGGTTTTGCATTGATCTCTGGATAGGCTCAGGGGCGGTAAAGGTGCGCGTGGCCTGCCCGGTACAGCGACGATTCACTGAAGCTGTCACTGGCCAACACCCTGCCCACCACGATCAACGCCGTGCGCCGAAACCCCTTGGCCGCTACCTTCTCGGCAATATCGCTCAACGTGCCAACCGCCCAATCCTGATCCGGCCACGTCGCCCGATGCACCACGGCAATCGGGCAATCGGCGCCATAGTGCGGCAGCAGTTCGGCAACGATTTTTTCCAGATGGTTGACCCCGAGGTGAATCGCCATGGTCGTGCCGTGGCGGGCCAGGCTGGCAAAATCCTCACCGGCCGGCATGCTGGTTTTGTCGGCATAGCGGGTCAGGATCACGCTCTGGGCGATATCCGGCAGGGTCAGTTCTGCCTCCAGCAGCGCCGCGCAGGCGGCAACGGCCGTTACGCCGGGGATGATCTGAAAGGGGATGCCCAACTCGCGCAAATGACGGATCTGCTCGCCAATCGCCCCGTACAGGCTCGGATCGCCGGAGTGCACGCGTGCCACATCCTGGCCGTTTGCATGGGCCGCCTTGATCAAATCGATGATCTGTTCCAGGTGCAGTTCGGCGCTGTTGACCAGGGTTTCCGCCTGATGGCCTGCCAGTACCGCCGCAGGTACCAGCGAGCCCGCATAGATGATCACCGGGCAACTGCGGATCAGCCGCTGGCCTTTGACGGTGATCAATTCCGGGTCGCCGGGGCCTGCGCCGATGAAG
Proteins encoded in this window:
- the cobM gene encoding precorrin-4 C(11)-methyltransferase; its protein translation is MTVYFIGAGPGDPELITVKGQRLIRSCPVIIYAGSLVPAAVLAGHQAETLVNSAELHLEQIIDLIKAAHANGQDVARVHSGDPSLYGAIGEQIRHLRELGIPFQIIPGVTAVAACAALLEAELTLPDIAQSVILTRYADKTSMPAGEDFASLARHGTTMAIHLGVNHLEKIVAELLPHYGADCPIAVVHRATWPDQDWAVGTLSDIAEKVAAKGFRRTALIVVGRVLASDSFSESSLYRAGHAHLYRP
- the nfuA gene encoding Fe-S biogenesis protein NfuA codes for the protein MTAITITDAAHDYLADLLSKQNTPGIGIRVFITQPGTQYAETCIAYCKPGEEKPEDTALGLKSFTAYIDAFSEAFLDDAVVDYATDRMGGQLTIKAPNAKVPNVNADSPVNERINYYLQTEINPGLASHGGQVSLIDVVDDGIAVLKFGGGCQGCGQADVTLREGIERTLLERIPELKGVRDVTDHTQKENAYY
- a CDS encoding acyltransferase translates to MLISVQALRALAAWVVVGHHFTQVFFNFEVDNPLAYLFADKGGIGVDVFFVISGLVIFLATADKALTPWRFMLMRVARIAPAYWFYTLLMAFLAVAVPSLIPEVRFEPGHMLLSMLFIPAENPAGFGVYPLLDVGWTLNFEMLFYLLFACALLVRGAYRLGVVAALLYLVCYIVAPALDFADGFYSNDMVFEFLMGIGIGMLYRRGLCRAKAWLPLLGIVVALVAIWHGANVPRALEWGVPSALLVISCVTLEPYFKDLRFLKRLGDCSYSVYLIHVLVLCAGRWVVERTGIDPYAVLPFCLLVTAFGAFLSYEWLEKRTYRGFQRWLGVDESTALSRQKY